The following coding sequences lie in one Candidatus Nealsonbacteria bacterium genomic window:
- a CDS encoding AI-2E family transporter, with the protein MNHNQHSNYFLLFCLTASIVVVYFIVQPFLIPLIVAAVFAFLFQPIYGKFLSLTRERSSFAAFATTVTAIILFVLPIAFLGTLILKESTGLYLTLSGENRNDLVAVVEGVLDQARLVLPIPETFELNINQHIKQGLGVLVQHLGGIFSSFVKILLNVFVFLNAFYFFLKDGHKLKDYLVALSPLDDKDNELIVLRLQSAVSAIVKGNLTIGLLQGILTGIGFTIFGVPNAVLWGSVAAIVALVPGIGTALVIVPAIIFLFLTGNAFGGAGLIMWGLTAVGLVDNFLGPKLVGRSMRLHPLAVFLAVLGGLALFGPLGFLLGPLSMSVCLALIDIYFSLKTRDKIMN; encoded by the coding sequence ATGAACCATAACCAACATTCAAATTATTTTTTACTTTTCTGTCTCACAGCTTCGATAGTTGTTGTGTATTTTATCGTTCAGCCGTTTCTAATTCCTCTTATTGTGGCGGCTGTGTTCGCTTTTCTTTTTCAGCCTATCTACGGAAAATTTTTGAGTTTGACGCGAGAGCGATCGAGTTTTGCGGCTTTTGCCACAACCGTTACCGCCATAATTCTCTTTGTTTTACCAATAGCGTTTCTTGGGACTCTGATATTGAAAGAATCAACAGGGCTCTATCTGACACTCTCGGGCGAAAACCGAAATGATTTGGTTGCGGTGGTTGAGGGAGTTTTGGATCAAGCGCGTCTCGTTTTGCCGATTCCGGAAACATTTGAGTTGAATATCAATCAACATATTAAGCAGGGATTGGGAGTCTTGGTTCAACATCTTGGCGGGATTTTCTCAAGTTTTGTAAAAATACTTTTGAACGTGTTCGTATTTCTTAACGCCTTTTATTTTTTCTTAAAGGATGGGCACAAGCTAAAAGATTACCTTGTTGCATTAAGTCCGCTTGATGATAAGGATAATGAGTTAATCGTTTTGAGACTTCAATCTGCCGTATCGGCCATCGTAAAGGGTAATCTCACCATCGGTCTCCTTCAAGGAATACTCACCGGCATAGGATTTACGATTTTTGGAGTTCCCAATGCCGTTCTTTGGGGAAGCGTGGCCGCGATAGTCGCTTTGGTGCCGGGAATAGGCACGGCGCTGGTTATCGTTCCCGCAATTATCTTTTTGTTCCTTACCGGTAATGCCTTTGGCGGGGCGGGGCTTATTATGTGGGGGCTAACTGCTGTCGGTCTCGTTGATAATTTTTTGGGGCCGAAACTCGTCGGACGAAGCATGCGACTACATCCGCTGGCAGTATTTTTGGCGGTGCTTGGAGGTCTCGCCCTTTTCGGGCCTTTGGGATTTTTGCTTGGTCCTCTCTCTATGAGCGTGTGTTTGGCATTGATTGATATTTATTTTTCCTTGAAAACACGAGATAAAATAATGAATTAG
- a CDS encoding helix-turn-helix domain-containing protein, with the protein MIERAEKNITLENIEKIAKSLNVSVRDLFRK; encoded by the coding sequence ATGATTGAGCGAGCCGAAAAGAATATAACGCTGGAAAACATTGAGAAAATTGCCAAATCGTTGAATGTTTCTGTGCGTGACTTATTTCGGAAATAA
- a CDS encoding phosphomannose isomerase type II C-terminal cupin domain, with translation MKKINIKQLHNIVRKPWGKFYDFAESRGKWHLKILLIKKGHLLSLQKHAERSEFWIVAEGEVRVQKGNKKSVLTPQKTIFIKKRELHRIEALTNAVIVEVSFGEHNEDDIERIADDYNRS, from the coding sequence ATGAAAAAGATTAATATAAAACAACTTCACAATATTGTACGCAAACCTTGGGGGAAGTTTTATGATTTTGCGGAAAGTAGAGGAAAATGGCATCTGAAAATTCTGCTTATCAAAAAAGGGCATTTGTTGAGTCTGCAAAAACACGCCGAAAGAAGTGAATTTTGGATTGTTGCCGAAGGTGAGGTGAGAGTTCAAAAAGGAAACAAGAAGAGCGTATTGACTCCGCAAAAAACCATTTTCATCAAGAAGAGAGAGTTACATCGCATTGAGGCTCTTACTAATGCTGTTATCGTAGAGGTTTCATTTGGTGAACATAATGAAGACGACATTGAACGTATTGCTGACGATTACAACAGGTCTTAA
- a CDS encoding adenylyltransferase/cytidyltransferase family protein: MTIKKKNKKIIVAVSGGFDPIHVGHIRMFKEAKKFGDVLVVILNNDNWLKVKKGRAFMPQDERKEILEAIGCVDKVVVTKHSENSKDMSICKELLEVRPHIFANGGDRTKDNIPEVAVCNEIDCKMIFNVGRGGKIQSSSWLLKKYAEKTIPL, encoded by the coding sequence ATGACTATCAAAAAGAAAAACAAAAAAATTATTGTTGCCGTAAGCGGAGGTTTTGACCCAATTCACGTGGGCCATATCCGAATGTTTAAAGAAGCAAAAAAATTTGGCGATGTATTGGTTGTTATTTTAAATAACGATAACTGGCTCAAGGTAAAAAAAGGGCGTGCGTTTATGCCGCAAGATGAAAGAAAAGAAATTTTAGAAGCAATAGGTTGCGTCGATAAAGTGGTGGTCACAAAACATTCTGAAAACTCAAAAGATATGAGTATTTGTAAAGAATTATTAGAAGTTCGCCCACATATTTTTGCAAATGGAGGAGATCGAACCAAAGATAATATACCCGAAGTTGCCGTATGTAATGAAATTGACTGTAAAATGATTTTTAATGTTGGTAGAGGCGGAAAAATCCAGTCAAGTTCCTGGTTACTTAAAAAATACGCAGAGAAAACCATACCTTTATAA
- a CDS encoding glycosidase, with protein MFPEKINGKYAILHSINPEILIDYFDDLNFNGRTYIKSYYNSKIRKNCWDSWVRGAGAPPLKTKYGWLVFYQAMEECDFSKYKVGAMLLDFNDPTKILSRSREPVLEPNEFYENVGFKPGVVYVTGAVVKDDSLLVYYGGADSYVCVASAPFEEFVEALVKETKPKLKVKTLKKK; from the coding sequence ATCTTTCCAGAAAAAATAAACGGCAAGTATGCCATCTTGCACAGCATTAACCCAGAAATTTTAATAGATTACTTTGATGATTTAAATTTTAACGGCAGAACATACATTAAAAGTTACTATAACAGTAAAATCAGAAAAAATTGCTGGGATAGTTGGGTCAGGGGAGCAGGCGCTCCACCTTTGAAAACTAAATACGGTTGGTTGGTGTTCTATCAAGCGATGGAGGAATGTGATTTTAGTAAGTATAAAGTCGGGGCGATGCTTTTGGATTTTAACGATCCGACTAAAATACTTAGTCGTTCAAGGGAACCGGTTTTAGAACCGAATGAATTTTATGAAAATGTTGGTTTCAAACCAGGAGTTGTTTATGTGACCGGAGCGGTGGTAAAAGATGACTCGCTTCTTGTGTATTACGGTGGCGCGGATAGTTACGTTTGCGTTGCCTCGGCCCCTTTCGAAGAATTTGTTGAAGCATTGGTAAAAGAGACCAAGCCGAAACTTAAAGTTAAAACCCTAAAGAAAAAATAA